Proteins from a genomic interval of Medicago truncatula cultivar Jemalong A17 chromosome 3, MtrunA17r5.0-ANR, whole genome shotgun sequence:
- the LOC25490663 gene encoding HVA22-like protein f isoform X2, with amino-acid sequence MAVLGSMARVLDTLIGPGVMLLYPLAIESPSTLDDQQWLTYWVLYSFMTLFELSFYRILAWFPIWPYMKLVFCIWLVLPMFNGAAFIYENYVRQYVKQIGSYGGFNKYPDEQKKVLQMISLDARKSVERYIDRYGPDAFERVIKVAEKEARKH; translated from the exons ATGGCGGTCCTTGGAAGTATGGCAAGAGTTTTGGATACATTAATAGG GCCTGGAGTAATGCTTCTTTATCCTTT GGCAATTGAGAGTCCTTCAACGTTAGATGATCAGCAGTGGCTCACATATTGGGTTTTATACTCCTTCATGACTCTCTTTGAGCTTTCATTTTACAGGATCCTAGCATG GTTTCCCATATGGCCATATATGAAACTTGTGTTTTGTATATGGTTGGTATTACCAATGTTCAATGGAGCTGCTTTTATATATGAGAACTATGTGAGGCAATATGTAAAGCAAATAGGAAGCTATGGAGGTTTCAACAAGTATCCAGATGAACAAAAGAAAGTCCTTCAAATGATCAGTTTGGATGCAAGAAAATCTGTTGAACGTTACATAGATAGATATGGCCCTGATGCCTTTGAGAGAGTAATCAAAGTG GCCGAGAAAGAAGCAAGGAAGCACTAA
- the LOC25490663 gene encoding HVA22-like protein f isoform X1, which yields MAVLGSMARVLDTLIGPGVMLLYPLYSSMRAIESPSTLDDQQWLTYWVLYSFMTLFELSFYRILAWFPIWPYMKLVFCIWLVLPMFNGAAFIYENYVRQYVKQIGSYGGFNKYPDEQKKVLQMISLDARKSVERYIDRYGPDAFERVIKVAEKEARKH from the exons ATGGCGGTCCTTGGAAGTATGGCAAGAGTTTTGGATACATTAATAGG GCCTGGAGTAATGCTTCTTTATCCTTT ATATTCATCAATGAGGGCAATTGAGAGTCCTTCAACGTTAGATGATCAGCAGTGGCTCACATATTGGGTTTTATACTCCTTCATGACTCTCTTTGAGCTTTCATTTTACAGGATCCTAGCATG GTTTCCCATATGGCCATATATGAAACTTGTGTTTTGTATATGGTTGGTATTACCAATGTTCAATGGAGCTGCTTTTATATATGAGAACTATGTGAGGCAATATGTAAAGCAAATAGGAAGCTATGGAGGTTTCAACAAGTATCCAGATGAACAAAAGAAAGTCCTTCAAATGATCAGTTTGGATGCAAGAAAATCTGTTGAACGTTACATAGATAGATATGGCCCTGATGCCTTTGAGAGAGTAATCAAAGTG GCCGAGAAAGAAGCAAGGAAGCACTAA